GAGTCGTACATGGCTCGGAGCTTTAAGGTTCCGTACACCAAAGCTGACCTGGATGGCAGCATGAAGAAGCTGAGGGAGAACATCATGAGAGAGCCGGAGTTTTCTGATCTGTTTGAGAACATCATCGGGCTTCTGAGCTTCACCAACATGCAGGTGAAAGGATGCGAGTCGCTGCTCTACAACGAGGCTCTGATGCAGGAGTTGCGTGAAAAACGCTTCGATCTCATGCTCACAGATCCGTTCCTGCCTTGTGGCCCCATCATCTCCGAGGCGTTCTCTCTTCCCGCCGTTTACTTCCTGCGTGGTCTTCCCTGCGGATTGGACCTGGAAGCCGCTCAGTGTCCGTCGCCTCCGTCCTATGTCCCGCGCTTTTTCACCGACAACACCGATGTCATGACGTTTCCTCAGAGGGTCCAGAACGTGCTCATGGCTGGAATCGAGGGAATCATCTGCAAAGTGCTTTACACCAGCTTTGACGAACTCACCAGCAGATATCTCAAGAAGGATGTTTCATATAGAAAAGTCCTTCAACATGCGGCCATTTGGCTTCATCGATTTGACTTCACCTTCGAGTACCCAAGACCTGTGATGCCCAATATGGTGAGAATTGGGGGCATCAACTGTGCCAAGAAGAAACCTCTTCCTGCGGTGAGATATGATGGTCCATTTCACTTTGTTTTTCATCACCATGGTGACTTCAAATGTTATTCTTCATGAAACTGACTTATTTGATCCAGTCTAGTGTCGGCTTTAgtactgattttattttcctgttcctcaatcaatcaatcaatcaaccaatcaatcaatcaatcaatcaatcaatcaatcaatcagttagCTAGTCCTTGCTTTCTATTAATCagataaattaatttaatgacAATCTTGAATTAATCCACTGAACTGTCAGATAAACAAATCATACATTTTAGCAAAATTATTCTCCTAAAATATAACATGccttagtgttttattcctctattaCACTTCCACAGCAAGTTCATACCGATCACAattgtgtgtttaattaaaaactaaatacTTAATACTTAACAcaaatactttttatccatttatggttAAACATAATCTTGTTAAACACGTTACTCAGGTGTTCTCATTTACtgtacattatagcagctataaacagtcgttccTTCACTggcctttctgtctttctttctttctttctttctgtctgtctgtctgtctgtcttaccaTGTACAGCTTCACAGTTACAGCTTCacttctgactgttacaaagctctgacactggagactccgtccGCACTTGACACAGAAACATGCCATGaacagttatacagttatacagttatacagttatacagttatacagttatgCCACGAACATCCTTACGTTGTACCCGTCTCCGTGAATGAgatgttgctatggaaacaataacctATCAGAGTGAATGCAACAATATAAACCCTGTGCTACTGTCACAGCTTCTAGCCTtgtagagaattaatcaactgatccaccaatcagagtccagaactcctAGTCCAGAAGTCTTATTAAAGATATTATTTgaaggaataacattatgaattTTAGTAGGGACAGagatgaaagacagagagagagagagagagagagagagagagagaaagtgagtgagagagagagagagtccctCTCAACAGTACAGTAAAGTGACTTTAGAATGTTTTCAACACATCAGCAGTACAGAGAGAGGACATGTTTCTTTCTGCAGCTGGAGTTCATCTCCTTTAAAAGGCAGCAAGATAATTAAAGGTTAAAGAGGTAAAAATAACTGCTGCAcatattacatgtttatatattatattttagaaCATTTCTCCACATATGGTTTAaccttcgtgtgtgtgtgtgtgtgtgagagagtttcaGGGTTCATGTCCACATAAAGCAGGAGATAATCCCAGGGTTGCTGAGTCACTCTGAGTTCTAACTCTCCTGATAACGTTTAAACTTCACCATCAGTAAAAATCTGGGTGAAGGTTAAACCCTCGCTGTaatctggttgtgtgtgtgtgtgtgtgtgtgtgtgtgtgtgtaaaatcataGCTAATTCATGTTCCTGAGGCAGGAAGATAATTTGTATGGAAAATCATGACAAAGAAATCAGAGTGCAAAAGTTTAAAACCTTGAGTCTAgtcagatttatttaatttataagaTACAAGAAACCAAATCAAAGAAAATTAAACTAGTGATTCTTTTTAAGCGTTAAATTTTATGGTTCTCTTCTCAGCTAAACTTCTCAGCTAATTCCtcaattaattattcattaattaactaattaattaattagtttgttagctagttaatgtttaaaatgctaaaaacaAGAATATTTAAAGCCTAAAAACAGTCAACAATGTCTAGAACTAGGTTTAATCATGGCAATAGTCttagatttgtttgttttgtgatcTTGTGTGAAGAAATATTTGACAAATCTGAGTTAGATTCATGAGATTTGAACCTGATGTCACGTTTTGCAGCCTGTTCAGCGTTACAGTGACATTACAGCTCTGTTACAGAAAGCGTTAAATGATGTCATGAGATATTGAAGAgatctgaagctctgtgtgttgGATTTAGTCAGCATTATGCAGCATTTCCTCCTGACCTTTACACGTGTAATCAGGGAGCGCTCTCGGGCTTTTATCAGCTGTCAAAACCTTTTGAGAAATAAACCCAGACTGAACTGCTGCACACCAGCTCACTCATTTAACActtactgaataaataaatccctgGAACAGTGCTCTTTAATCCTTTCTTTAAAAATCTGCTCCTGTGAACACAGTGACTGAAATCTCTGAGACGTTGCTGAAGTCTTTCCTCCTTATTTACCTCATAACactttttgtctatttatagttacagcAAATGTAGTGGAAAATCCATGAAGCAAAGTAGTTCCTGATTTCAGTTACATtacaacagctataaacagttgttccctcAGCAGCatcttctcattctctctctctctctctctctctatctgagTGCATGtggagtgggcggagcttgtTGAGTGTGAGCGTGGTTGACACGTTTGTTTCTCGCTTAACGTTCAATATCTTTTGAtatctttatatttttcatttgttctttGAAAATTTAACTTTTACCATCTAAACTCTTTGGTCAAACAGAGAAAGTCTCTGGCCGTCAGCACCAGCTTGCTGCCCGGCCACAGGGGAGGTGGTCGGGCATCGGAACATTTTGGCGACTTACTGAAGTATTCTCCCACTCAACATCTGCAAAAAAGTCACGCTGTCTAACGTTCCCCTGTTCATTTCCAATGAGACACTGGAAAGAGAGCTCTCCATTTTCGGCAAGCTCGTCTCCCCGATTAAAAAGATAAACATCGGAAGCAAATCAGACCTGGAAAAACATGTCCGCTCATTCAGAAAGTTCATCTACATGATACTCAGTAAGAACAGCACTGAATTAGAGCGCACACTGGCGTTCAAAATTGATGGGTTTGATTACGTTATCTATGTGTCCAGCGTGTCTATGAGGTGTTCCAGCTGCAGAAGAAACGGGCACCTAGTGCGTGCTTGTCCCCAGAGCGCAGGCAGCGAAACCCTCCCTTCTGATGTCAGAGATGATTCGGTTTGGGGCAGTAACGGGTCGGATCAGGCTGCTCAGCATGACGGAGTAGTCGAGTCGGACTCTCCGGTCATGGACGGAGCAAACGTTTTCGATGTGGGTTCTGTTAGCACTACAGCAGAAAAACCAGAAACCTCAGAGTCTAATATGTCTGAAAACACAGAGACCGACCCAGTACCCAGTGATGGGGTGAATAATACTGGTACCACTGAGCAGGCCTCACCTGAGCAATGTGTAGAAATAGATTTTCAACTGATGTTGAACTGATGATGACTCAAGACAGTGTGATAGTGATAATGTTGAACCAGGCAGAAAGTGTTAGTGAGCTGGATAGTGAAGAGCCCTCTCCTGATCTCACTGTTTGTGTCACCACTGAGGGTAACTGGGTTGATAAGAAGTACAATGCAGATGAGatcaaacacaatcacaaaaaatatgaaattggTACAAATTAACAAGTATTTTCCAGACTTGAACAAACTGCACATTCCCATAAAGCATTTAATGGGTGAAGGGTGCTTTGAGGACAAAGAAGTGTACAGGCTAAAGAAAATTGCCActaagtaatgatgatgatgaaacatAATAGTTCTCTCGGTCCTCATGGACCACAGGCGTCTTTTCTTGTGCTTATTCTATTCTGTGTGCTCATGCAGGACATTCGCATTGCTtctctaaatgtaaatggttTTGGAGACTGCAGAAAGAGAGCTGAACTGTATGAACTCATCAGGCAAAAAAGAATAGATGTATTATTTGGACAAGAAACCCATAGCAACGCTAAAAACGCAGTTGACTGGACACAAGAGTGGGATGGCCCCTTGTTTTTAAGTCATAATACCTCCACTAGTGGAGGAGTTGCTATTGCCTTCCTGAAAAAGACTCTTACACATCGCTGAAAAACATGAATTAAGTGACGTTTGGAGAACTTTtaataaaactcaaaaacagtacACCTGGGCTCAGACTTCTGATGGTAAAATATCACTAGCAAGGTTAGACAGGTTTTATGTTCCCAAACATCACTTGAACGTCATTAAAAGTTGTGTTATTAGTCCGGTTGGTTTTTCAGACCACAgcttggttttatgtgtttcagttttaaattgttttaaaccaaagagttcttactggcattttaacattgttttactgaatgaccagcattttacaaagatttttacttttttcaggAGAAATTTTAGAAAAGGAAAAcgtgcttttatttctcttcaaCAGTGGTGGGATTTTggtaaaacacaaataaaacagttgtgtcAACAGCACACTTATAATGTCACGAGAATTGGCTCAATCTATGAAACAACTAGAAGATGAGATAATAGAACTTCAGTTCTTAGCACAATTcacagagaaccagaaccaTATTCAGACCCTCACAGTCAAAAGGAAAAAGTTATCAGACCTCCTTGAGTTTAAAGCACAAGGTGTGTTAGTAAGGTCACGATTCCAGAACGCAAACCAGATGGACGCCCcctcaaagttgttttttagCCTTGAAAAAAAGAATGGACAAAAACGTTTTATTCACAGCCTGCGCTCTGAGTCTGAACACGTTTTATCTGAAACAGCTGAAATTAAGAAAAGGGCAGTGAGGTTTTATGAAAAACTCTATCAGTGTGAATATAGAgaacacaccacagaacagagTTTTTTTTAGAAGACCTGCCCCAAGTGTCACATGACTCCAACACAGAGCTGAGTGCAGATATAACATCAGCAGAGCTGCACAAAGCATTAATGAGTATGGAGTGTGGCAGAGCGCCTGGCATTGATGGGCTTCCGTCAGAGTTTTATAAAtctttctggcatgttttaGAGGAAGACCTACTTGAAGTTTTAAATGACAGCTTAACAAAAGGACTGCTTCCGTTAAGTTGTAAAAGTGTACTGAAACTCAatggtggtttatgtgctccgtttaaggtgtgtatggggtaaggcagggctgctctctctcaGATATGCTTTACACTCTGGCCATTGAACCCTTCCTAAATAAGCTTAGAGCTAAACTAAAAGGTTTCTCAATCCCTGACTACCCAAACACCATCTGCCTGTCAGCCTACGCAGATGACATCATAATGGTCGACAGTCAGAGTGATGTAGACATGTTGCACAATGTGGCCAAGGAATTCAGGTTGGTTTCCTCAGCAAAAATAAACTGGTCTAAGAGTGAGGCTGTTTTAGTCGGTCAGTGGGTAGGCGAGGTACCTAAACTCCCTGGAGGTCTTTTTTGGAAAAGTGAAGGCTTTAAGTATCTAAGTGTGTACCTGGGAACTCATACAAAGAAACTGGGAAGGGGTCATAGAAAAAGTAACTGGTCACCTAGAAAAGTGGTTGGTACCAAAAATGCCTTACAAGGGGTGTACGCTAATCATTAACAATCTGGTAGCGCCATCTCTGTGGCACAAAATAGCATGTATGGCACAAAATAGGATGTATAGGCCCTCATTCCCTATCCAATAAAATTCAGATGATTttattggactttttttttttttttttttaagttgcaCTGGGTGACAAGCAGCATTTTATACTTACCCAAAGAAGAAGGTGGACAAGGTCTTATAGATCtacagagcagaactgcagcctttcatttacagtttttacaAAAGTTTTTATTTGGCTCAAGGTTTTTTAGCTGGAAACCAGTGACCAGTGCCATTTTAAGATCCTGCAGGAACATGAAACTGGTCAAAGCACTATTTTTGATGAACCTGGAGAGACTGAACACAGTAAAAAAATTGTGAATTTCCCTCTGGGATTGTGAATTTCCATTTGGGATGAATgaagaatctatctatctatctatctatctatctatctatctatctatctatctatctatctatctatctaaaactGCCTGCTTTTTATCATAAACTTTTAAAAATCTGGAGACATTTTAAGGTGCAAAGAGCCACAGCCACAGACTCAATTCACTGGCTGCTTCAAGAGCCTCTGGCATGCCTGGATATCAGGGActcttcactctcacagtctctcctcACATCTGGTGTCACCACCCTCAAACACCTGGTGGACATCGCTGGGCCTGACCTGAAGAACGTTGATGGAGCAGCTGCTCGGCTAGGCGTGAGGTCAAAGAGGGTGGTGAGTCAGCTGCTTCGAAAGTGGACTTTGATCATCTCGCGTGAGGAGAGGGAAATGCTAACGGACTACTACTATGTGTGGACTGTGGACAAAAAAGCACTGGTCACTTTTTGGACTGTAAAAACATTATGTACAAAGCATGTGTTAAAGCTTTTAATAAGAGGTCACTCAGATGGAGAGTGGACACACCATGGCACACATGCTGAGGTTTGAGTGAGGTAGAGCATCCAGAGTGGAGGTCACTCTATAAGGCACCATTGACAAAGAGAACTGAGGATTTACAGTGGAGAATTTTACACGGTATCATTGCGGTCAGTGTTTTTATCTCGGTTCTGTGTCCCCAGGCCAGCCACTCGTGTCCTTTCTGCCTCTAAAGAGAGACAatctttcatgcttttttttgaAAATGGGCATTTATATCAGTCGGAAAAAACAGGTTGAACAAAATGGCTGCTGCAATGTTGTAATGGTCACTACACCACTGATAAAGTCCAGAATTCTCAttgattttatgttttatagaAAAACAAAGAACCTTTCTGTCTTTGAGAAGACCTGGTGTTGTAGAGGAGCACTGAGTTGTGTTGTAAATGAAAAACTTTACACATTTGCACTTTGCAATTTACACATACTTTGTCTTAAACCTTTATCCCTACCTGATCACCACAACATGCCGGTACTATAGAAGTTAGAGCTGTTACTATGAAAGTTTTACAGCACATGCATTAATATTCTGATTTaccattaaataaaaacatttcttaactcaagattatttaattaattaattttccaGAGCAACATGTCCTTATAGGAACACATGGCGATGGTCCAGGATGAGACACGTGATCCTGACAGTGACGTGTCGAAGGATCTTCACTCTCAGGTTGATTGTGATGACACTGACTGATTTGTGTTTCCTGTGCAGGACCTGGAAGAGTTCGTGGAAGGCTCTGGAGATCATGGCTTCATCGTCTTCACTTTGGGCTCCTTCGTGTCCGAGCTGCCTGAGTCCAAAACCAGAGAGCTTTTCAATGCTTTCAGACAGATTCCTCAGAGGGTGAGGAGGAACTCCATCTTCTACATCATCAGAGTTCTGTGAAATTTATTGAGGAACGTGTCACAGTGGTGGAAACATTAGAGTTAAAACCACCATAAGGAAGGAACAAAACACTTCCTGTTGTGcagttctaggaaaataatcagcgaaTGTTCGGTGTAATGAAGTGgactcactgctgctgctgctgatgatgatgatgatgatggtttgaTTTTCAGGTTCTGTGGCGATACACTGGAGTCATTCCTAAAGACGTTCCTGAAAACGTCAAACTGTTGAAGTGGCTTCCACAGAATGACCTCTTAGGtttgtttatatacacacacacacacacacacacacacatacacacacaaaacacgcatactgaacagacacacaatcacaca
This DNA window, taken from Hemibagrus wyckioides isolate EC202008001 linkage group LG06, SWU_Hwy_1.0, whole genome shotgun sequence, encodes the following:
- the LOC131354561 gene encoding UDP-glucuronosyltransferase-like, which translates into the protein MLKVPGLLAASFGLQLFLCSFFGPVEGGKVLVMPVDGSHWLSMKILVEELSQRGHEMVVLVPETSMLIQGSESYMARSFKVPYTKADLDGSMKKLRENIMREPEFSDLFENIIGLLSFTNMQVKGCESLLYNEALMQELREKRFDLMLTDPFLPCGPIISEAFSLPAVYFLRGLPCGLDLEAAQCPSPPSYVPRFFTDNTDVMTFPQRVQNVLMAGIEGIICKVLYTSFDELTSRYLKKDVSYRKVLQHAAIWLHRFDFTFEYPRPVMPNMVRIGGINCAKKKPLPADLEEFVEGSGDHGFIVFTLGSFVSELPESKTRELFNAFRQIPQRVLWRYTGVIPKDVPENVKLLKWLPQNDLLAHPKVKVFITHGGSHGIYEGICNGVPMVMIPLFGDQRDNVHRMVVRGVAESLTMYDLTTEKLLVALRKVLNEKSYREKITELSLIHRDRPIEPLDLAVFWSEFVMRNGGAEHLRPAAHTLNWVQYHSLDVVGFLLLVLAVVVFITVKTCAFCFRKCFRRTLKSKKE